In Lysinibacillus sp. FSL M8-0337, the following proteins share a genomic window:
- a CDS encoding PLP-dependent aminotransferase family protein, protein MPFNSFDEYPMSWKPNISNISAPIYIAIAEQLEQDIKEGVLLPGTKLPPQRELADFLDVNLSTITRAFKLCGQKGLIYASIGSGTFVSSDAAANKILLPTSNAAHLIELGSVLPDAYANEEITRYMKKMLNDSNVSKLFQYGRPEGNAWQTEAAAKLLEKVGFQTDQPILLGAGGQNAIVGTLAALFHPGDRIGTDPITYAGIKTAANMLGIQLVAIQQKNGEMTKEGLLYACKNEHIKGLYVIPDFHNPTTHTMSVETRKMIAEVARQKGLIVIEDAIYSFLKEQPLAPIAFYAPEKVVYIASVSKTISPGLRLSFIVTPSALRKKIIETLYNINISVSPVMVELTARLIQDGVAQTILEKHRLYAKQQNALVNQYLGEYNILGDAECMFRWLLLPKKFTGVQFELLAAKAGVQVYAAERFAVGNAKPVNAVRLAITAPENSTQLEQALTVLKELLESDGDYAFVD, encoded by the coding sequence ATGCCATTTAACTCATTTGATGAATACCCTATGAGCTGGAAGCCCAATATAAGCAATATTTCAGCGCCAATTTATATCGCAATTGCTGAGCAGTTAGAACAGGATATTAAGGAAGGCGTTTTATTGCCAGGGACCAAGTTGCCACCGCAACGCGAACTGGCTGATTTTTTAGATGTCAATTTAAGTACAATTACACGAGCGTTTAAGCTGTGCGGACAAAAGGGACTAATTTATGCCTCAATCGGGAGTGGTACATTTGTTTCTTCTGATGCAGCGGCAAATAAAATTTTATTACCGACAAGCAATGCTGCTCATTTGATTGAATTAGGTTCGGTTTTACCAGATGCCTATGCGAATGAAGAAATAACACGTTATATGAAGAAAATGCTCAATGATTCTAATGTCAGCAAATTATTTCAATATGGTCGACCAGAAGGGAATGCATGGCAAACTGAAGCAGCAGCAAAACTTTTAGAAAAAGTTGGATTTCAAACGGATCAACCAATATTGCTTGGTGCAGGAGGTCAAAATGCAATTGTCGGCACATTAGCCGCTTTATTTCATCCAGGTGATCGTATTGGAACAGATCCCATTACATATGCAGGAATCAAAACGGCGGCTAATATGCTTGGTATTCAACTAGTAGCCATTCAGCAAAAAAATGGAGAGATGACAAAAGAAGGTTTATTGTATGCTTGTAAAAATGAACATATTAAAGGTCTTTATGTGATTCCAGATTTTCATAATCCTACGACCCATACAATGTCTGTTGAAACAAGAAAAATGATAGCAGAAGTGGCAAGGCAAAAAGGGTTGATCGTGATAGAGGACGCCATTTATAGCTTCTTGAAGGAGCAGCCATTAGCACCAATCGCCTTTTATGCACCGGAAAAGGTAGTGTATATTGCCAGCGTGTCCAAAACGATATCACCTGGTTTAAGGTTATCCTTTATTGTGACGCCTAGTGCATTAAGAAAGAAAATTATTGAAACACTATATAATATCAATATTTCGGTATCACCTGTAATGGTGGAGCTTACAGCAAGACTAATTCAAGATGGTGTTGCGCAAACGATATTAGAGAAACATCGCTTATATGCTAAACAACAAAATGCGCTGGTGAATCAGTATTTAGGGGAATACAATATTTTAGGTGATGCTGAGTGCATGTTTAGATGGCTTCTATTGCCTAAAAAATTTACTGGCGTACAGTTTGAATTACTTGCCGCGAAAGCGGGCGTCCAAGTCTATGCAGCAGAACGTTTTGCAGTAGGCAATGCCAAACCAGTAAATGCTGTACGATTGGCAATTACGGCACCAGAAAATAGCACACAGCTTGAGCAAGCCTTAACGGTATTAAAGGAATTGCTTGAAAGTGATGGTGACTACGCGTTTGTAGATTAA
- a CDS encoding helix-turn-helix domain-containing protein, translating to MEEIHLIFARNLKAIREREKLSLEKVSQLCGVSKTMIGQIERGESSPTLTTIWKIATGLKVSFTALIHQPQSETEVVLKKDIQVLSEDNGKYRVYPNFPFQEDSRFEIYTIEIDQGGQLSAEGHKEGTEEFITVFAGELMIRVNDHNYTLKSGDSIRFKADRPHDYRNAGDTLTKLGMTIYYPHER from the coding sequence TTGGAGGAAATTCATTTAATTTTCGCAAGAAATTTAAAAGCTATTCGAGAAAGAGAAAAACTTAGTTTAGAGAAAGTGTCTCAGCTCTGTGGCGTTAGTAAAACGATGATTGGGCAAATTGAAAGAGGAGAGTCTAGTCCAACGCTTACAACTATTTGGAAAATCGCAACAGGTTTAAAGGTTTCCTTTACGGCTCTTATCCATCAACCACAGTCGGAAACAGAAGTCGTGCTGAAAAAGGATATACAAGTATTATCAGAAGATAATGGGAAATATAGAGTGTATCCAAATTTTCCATTTCAAGAAGATAGTCGTTTTGAAATCTATACAATCGAGATTGATCAAGGTGGTCAATTAAGCGCTGAAGGTCATAAAGAAGGCACAGAAGAATTTATTACCGTTTTTGCAGGAGAATTAATGATTCGGGTCAATGACCATAACTACACATTAAAAAGTGGTGATTCCATCCGATTTAAAGCTGACAGACCGCATGACTATCGTAATGCAGGTGATACATTAACGAAGTTAGGCATGACCATCTATTATCCGCATGAAAGATAA
- a CDS encoding N-acetyltransferase, with protein sequence MKIYSATTADVMPVYELIKIYADKEIVLPRSLLSIYQQLQCLYVVKDNHKVVGVAGLHVLGQDLAEVRSLVVDPDYQQKGIGRMLVEHIIQESPKLGVERLISLTYQVKFFSKLGFQIVKRDDLPEKVWTDCVNCPKINNCDEVAMVKYLEIAD encoded by the coding sequence ATGAAAATATATAGTGCTACAACAGCTGATGTTATGCCTGTTTATGAATTAATCAAAATTTACGCAGATAAAGAGATTGTATTACCTCGTTCCTTATTATCAATTTATCAACAGTTACAGTGTTTGTATGTTGTAAAGGATAATCATAAGGTTGTTGGGGTAGCAGGATTACATGTATTAGGGCAAGATTTAGCAGAAGTTCGTTCCTTAGTTGTAGATCCAGATTACCAACAAAAAGGAATCGGTCGAATGTTAGTGGAACATATCATTCAGGAAAGTCCCAAATTAGGGGTGGAAAGATTAATATCTTTAACTTATCAAGTAAAGTTTTTTTCAAAACTTGGATTTCAAATTGTCAAAAGAGATGATTTGCCAGAAAAGGTTTGGACGGATTGCGTGAATTGCCCCAAAATTAATAATTGCGATGAAGTAGCGATGGTTAAATATTTGGAAATTGCAGACTAA
- a CDS encoding LysE family transporter, which produces MPYISFLVFVIITSFTPGPNNIMAMAYANQYGLKKTMQFCLGVGMGFFTITALSSFFNVVLSQIMPIITLPLTILGVGYMLYLAFKIATMKDHEDSDTNHLEEHKRNLLLLGAFLQFINPKGILFGITVVATYILPYYTSYRSYILFALFLGFVGIISTFSWALFGSTFRKVLLQYRQPFNIVMAILLVYSAFSILFH; this is translated from the coding sequence ATGCCTTACATATCCTTTTTAGTATTCGTAATCATTACAAGCTTTACACCAGGACCGAACAACATCATGGCAATGGCCTATGCCAACCAATATGGTTTGAAAAAAACTATGCAATTTTGTCTCGGTGTTGGCATGGGTTTCTTTACAATAACCGCTTTAAGTAGTTTTTTTAATGTAGTTCTTAGTCAAATTATGCCCATTATTACATTGCCACTTACGATTTTAGGGGTAGGCTATATGTTGTATTTAGCTTTCAAAATTGCGACAATGAAAGACCATGAAGATTCGGATACTAACCATCTTGAGGAGCATAAACGAAACCTTTTGCTACTTGGAGCCTTCCTCCAGTTCATCAATCCAAAAGGAATTTTGTTTGGCATCACGGTCGTTGCTACCTATATTTTGCCGTATTACACTTCCTATAGGAGTTACATTTTGTTTGCATTGTTTTTAGGGTTTGTCGGGATTATCAGTACATTTAGCTGGGCTCTATTTGGCTCCACTTTTCGAAAAGTACTTTTACAGTATCGACAACCATTTAATATTGTTATGGCAATTTTATTAGTTTACAGTGCTTTTTCCATACTTTTTCACTAA
- a CDS encoding DNA polymerase IV yields the protein MHKGRIILHIDLNCFYASVEQIYDPSLKGKPIAIAGNPKERRGIVITCSYEARKSGVYTTMNVGEARRKCADLIVLPPNFERYRAASKAFFNLLKEYSEILQPVSIDEGYMQLPMIEGQNVMELIQSIQDRIWNELQLPCSIGVAPNKFLAKMASDMKKPMGITILRKRDVPSILWPLNVIEMHGVGKSTAEKLKKLGIQTIGELAVADERLLKQQFGINGFRMKQKANGEDDRPVDPEAIYDTKSLGNSTTLSHDTTDRNELYKLITTLSEKVADRLNAKKLAGVTVSILIRTANWKTYTRSKSVNNAIYLKEDIIEHAWSLFQKHWNEEPVRLLGVTISNVSNMKEMTQQLTFFNFEEHVKEEPILKVVDEMEERFGKGIIKRGADIAKRSSFQSQTSFSKDFLDDLK from the coding sequence ATGCATAAAGGAAGAATTATTTTACATATTGACCTGAATTGCTTTTATGCCTCTGTGGAACAAATTTACGATCCCTCATTAAAAGGAAAACCAATCGCTATTGCAGGTAATCCAAAAGAGCGAAGAGGTATCGTGATTACATGTAGCTATGAAGCTAGAAAAAGTGGTGTTTATACAACGATGAACGTCGGTGAGGCAAGAAGAAAATGTGCTGATTTAATTGTCCTTCCACCAAATTTTGAGCGATATCGAGCAGCTTCTAAAGCATTTTTTAACTTATTAAAAGAATATAGTGAAATTCTTCAACCAGTTTCTATTGATGAAGGGTATATGCAACTGCCTATGATAGAAGGGCAAAATGTAATGGAACTTATACAAAGCATACAAGATCGCATTTGGAACGAATTACAATTACCTTGTTCAATAGGTGTTGCACCTAACAAGTTTTTAGCGAAAATGGCAAGCGATATGAAAAAACCGATGGGAATTACCATATTACGTAAGCGTGATGTGCCATCTATACTGTGGCCATTGAATGTCATAGAAATGCATGGAGTTGGGAAAAGTACAGCAGAGAAGTTGAAAAAGTTAGGCATACAAACAATTGGAGAATTAGCTGTGGCGGATGAACGGCTATTAAAGCAACAATTTGGCATCAATGGTTTTCGCATGAAACAGAAGGCGAATGGTGAGGATGATCGACCTGTTGATCCCGAAGCAATATATGATACGAAAAGTTTAGGGAACTCGACAACACTTTCGCACGATACGACCGATAGAAATGAATTATATAAACTAATTACTACACTTTCTGAAAAGGTAGCAGATCGTTTAAATGCTAAAAAATTGGCTGGCGTCACGGTGAGTATTTTAATTCGTACAGCTAATTGGAAAACCTATACGCGCAGTAAATCGGTTAACAATGCAATTTATTTAAAAGAGGATATTATTGAACATGCATGGAGCCTTTTTCAAAAACATTGGAATGAGGAGCCTGTCCGATTATTAGGCGTAACCATTTCAAATGTCAGCAATATGAAAGAAATGACACAGCAATTAACATTTTTTAATTTTGAAGAGCATGTCAAAGAGGAGCCGATTTTAAAGGTAGTAGATGAGATGGAAGAACGATTTGGCAAAGGCATCATTAAACGAGGAGCAGATATTGCTAAACGATCATCTTTTCAATCACAGACAAGCTTTAGTAAAGATTTTTTAGATGATCTTAAATAA
- the bioB gene encoding biotin synthase BioB: MNWLQLADEVIAGKVISDDEALAILNSDDDDILKLMDGAFAIRKHYYGKKVKLNMIMNAKSGYCPEDCGYCSQSSKSTAPIEKYPFITKEEILAGAKRAFENKIGTYCIVASGRGPTRKDVNVVSEAVEEIKAKYGLKVCACLGLLKEEQAQQLKEAGVDRYNHNLNTSERHHSYITTTHTYEDRVNTVEVVKKHGISPCSGAIIGMKETKMDVVEIARALHQLDADSIPVNFLHAIDGTKLEGTQDLNPRYCLKVLALFRYMNPSKEIRISGGREVNLGFLQPFGMYAANSIFVGDYLTTEGQEANSDYRMLEDLGFEIELTQKQEEAFCS, from the coding sequence GTGAATTGGTTACAATTAGCAGATGAAGTGATTGCAGGCAAGGTAATTAGCGATGATGAGGCACTTGCCATTTTAAATAGTGATGATGATGATATTTTAAAGCTAATGGACGGCGCATTTGCCATTCGTAAGCACTATTACGGTAAAAAAGTAAAGTTAAATATGATTATGAATGCTAAAAGTGGGTATTGTCCTGAGGATTGTGGCTATTGCTCGCAGTCATCTAAATCGACCGCTCCTATTGAGAAATATCCGTTCATTACAAAAGAGGAAATATTGGCGGGGGCAAAGCGTGCGTTTGAAAATAAAATTGGTACGTATTGCATCGTCGCAAGCGGACGTGGGCCGACTCGTAAAGATGTCAATGTAGTGAGTGAGGCCGTTGAAGAAATTAAAGCAAAGTATGGCTTAAAAGTTTGCGCTTGCCTAGGTTTACTAAAAGAAGAACAAGCACAACAATTAAAAGAAGCGGGTGTTGATCGCTACAATCATAACTTAAATACATCAGAGCGACATCATTCCTATATTACGACGACGCACACATATGAGGATCGTGTTAATACCGTTGAGGTCGTAAAGAAACATGGTATTTCCCCATGCTCTGGAGCCATAATTGGCATGAAAGAAACGAAAATGGATGTCGTGGAAATTGCACGTGCATTACATCAGTTGGACGCGGATTCAATTCCAGTTAACTTCTTACATGCAATTGATGGGACAAAACTTGAAGGAACACAGGACTTAAATCCTCGCTATTGCTTAAAAGTATTAGCGCTATTCCGCTATATGAATCCTTCGAAGGAAATTAGAATTTCGGGTGGTCGCGAAGTCAATTTAGGATTCCTTCAGCCATTTGGAATGTATGCAGCAAATAGTATTTTTGTTGGGGATTACTTGACTACTGAAGGACAAGAAGCGAATAGCGATTATCGTATGCTTGAAGATTTGGGCTTTGAAATCGAGCTGACACAAAAGCAAGAAGAAGCATTTTGTTCTTAA
- a CDS encoding YkuS family protein, which produces MSKIIGVEQSLSNVEDALKAKGYEVIQLRNEADAKKCDACVITGQDRDVMGISDPIMAGPIIDAAGLSADEVIQRVDQYFH; this is translated from the coding sequence ATGTCTAAAATTATTGGTGTTGAACAATCTTTATCAAATGTAGAAGACGCTTTAAAAGCAAAAGGATATGAAGTGATTCAGCTTCGTAATGAAGCAGATGCAAAAAAATGTGATGCTTGCGTAATAACAGGACAAGACAGAGATGTGATGGGCATTAGTGATCCTATTATGGCAGGTCCTATTATCGATGCAGCTGGGCTTTCTGCTGATGAAGTAATACAACGCGTAGATCAATATTTCCATTAA
- a CDS encoding GNAT family N-acetyltransferase, translating to MEILHATMDELEDVTVLFDEYRQFYGLESDISSAKAFIQLRMALKESIIFIAVENGKSIGFAQLYPTFSSIALQRAYILNDIYVTDEARGQGVGKALMEKVFQYCEQQSARYVTLQTAADNVHARKLYENLNMKQDQYCNYVKYFG from the coding sequence ATGGAAATACTTCACGCAACAATGGATGAATTAGAAGATGTAACAGTGTTATTTGATGAGTATCGGCAGTTTTATGGACTAGAATCGGATATTAGTAGTGCTAAAGCATTTATCCAATTACGGATGGCTTTAAAAGAATCCATTATTTTTATTGCTGTGGAAAATGGGAAATCAATAGGGTTTGCACAACTGTACCCAACGTTTTCTTCCATCGCATTACAGCGTGCCTATATACTTAATGATATCTATGTCACAGATGAAGCGAGAGGCCAAGGGGTAGGCAAAGCATTGATGGAAAAAGTGTTTCAATATTGTGAGCAGCAATCGGCACGTTATGTAACACTACAAACGGCTGCGGACAATGTACATGCCCGAAAATTATATGAAAATCTGAATATGAAACAAGATCAATATTGTAATTATGTAAAGTATTTTGGTTAG
- a CDS encoding PLP-dependent aminotransferase family protein: protein MQYSERILNTPSSFIRNILKVTDAEDVISFAGGLPNPISFPIDALKASVDHAISENGSRLFQYSSTQGYAPLREYIAAKYKRVHGLDISADDILITTGSQQALELIGKVLINKGDGIVIEEPGYLGAIQAFTLSEPNFYGVTLENDGLNLEELENALQQPNVKFIYTVPNFQNPTGLTYSKEKRQQIYDIIAKYDVALIEDDPYGELRFQGEPLPYIGAGKLENSILLGSFSKTVTPGMRLGFIITKNKELMKHIETAKQATDLHTNIFSQYVIYDYLANNDYTEHVKKIITLYKNQSDAMLDAMQEFFPAHVEYTRPEGGMFIWATMNNGAAALDVFNKAMEQKVAFVPGDPFYTSKTGVNTMRLNYTNATPEIIREGIKRLGSIL, encoded by the coding sequence ATGCAATATTCTGAAAGAATCTTAAACACACCATCTTCATTCATCCGTAATATTTTGAAAGTAACGGATGCCGAGGATGTCATTTCCTTTGCAGGCGGGCTACCAAACCCCATCTCTTTCCCAATCGATGCATTAAAAGCATCTGTTGACCATGCGATTAGTGAAAATGGCAGTCGATTATTCCAATATTCATCTACACAAGGCTATGCACCTTTACGTGAATACATCGCAGCTAAATACAAGCGAGTTCATGGGTTAGATATTAGCGCAGATGATATATTGATTACAACTGGTTCACAGCAAGCACTTGAACTGATTGGTAAAGTACTTATTAATAAAGGGGATGGCATTGTCATTGAGGAACCAGGCTATTTAGGCGCGATTCAAGCATTCACATTAAGTGAGCCTAATTTCTATGGTGTAACCCTTGAAAACGATGGCCTTAATTTAGAAGAATTAGAGAATGCTTTACAGCAGCCAAACGTGAAATTCATCTATACAGTACCTAACTTCCAAAATCCAACGGGTCTTACGTATTCAAAAGAAAAACGTCAACAAATATATGACATAATTGCTAAATACGATGTAGCATTAATCGAAGATGATCCATATGGAGAATTACGCTTCCAAGGTGAACCACTTCCTTATATCGGTGCCGGAAAACTCGAAAATAGTATTTTACTAGGTTCTTTCTCTAAAACAGTTACACCAGGTATGCGCCTTGGCTTTATTATTACAAAAAACAAAGAGCTAATGAAACATATTGAAACAGCAAAGCAAGCGACTGACCTTCACACAAACATTTTCTCTCAATATGTGATTTACGATTACTTAGCAAATAATGATTATACAGAGCACGTAAAAAAAATTATTACTTTGTATAAAAATCAATCTGATGCAATGCTAGATGCGATGCAGGAATTTTTCCCAGCGCACGTTGAATACACTCGTCCAGAAGGTGGCATGTTCATTTGGGCGACAATGAATAACGGTGCTGCAGCATTGGATGTCTTTAACAAAGCAATGGAACAAAAAGTCGCTTTCGTTCCTGGCGATCCTTTCTATACATCTAAAACAGGTGTTAACACGATGCGTCTGAACTATACAAATGCAACGCCAGAAATTATTCGTGAAGGCATTAAGCGTTTAGGCAGTATTTTATAA
- the argJ gene encoding bifunctional glutamate N-acetyltransferase/amino-acid acetyltransferase ArgJ encodes MQELGKKESDMQTLMPKGFYTCVKNLGIKDDTLDFTVIMSSTVANAAAMFTQSRFCGAPIPIGKQNVANGKLQCFVINSKNANVATGEEGIRNVQEIVNLVAHELAIAPENILPSSTGVIGHQLPMDKIRNGIINIKEQLVEGGLEKSAQAIMTTDTYPKCKICKVGNATLVGIAKGSGMIEPNMATMLSYFVTDAEIPATTLQTIFKEAVNHSFNMVSVDTDTSTSDTVAIMANGLAGKVDIKQFTETLNNMSIELAKEIARDGEGATKLVEVTVNESSSFAQAKKVAKSIVNSPLVKTAIFGKDANWGRIAMAIGKCEDEVELNPENISIYFGETLIYQGKPIDSVDLSVIQDYLENSEIQIKVSLGLGNEEATVWGCDLSYDYVKINGSYTT; translated from the coding sequence ATGCAAGAACTAGGGAAAAAAGAAAGTGATATGCAAACATTGATGCCGAAAGGATTTTATACTTGTGTGAAGAACCTCGGTATTAAAGATGATACGCTAGACTTCACGGTTATTATGTCTTCTACTGTAGCAAATGCAGCTGCTATGTTTACACAAAGTAGATTTTGTGGTGCGCCTATCCCTATCGGAAAGCAAAATGTAGCGAATGGTAAATTACAATGTTTTGTCATTAATAGTAAAAATGCGAACGTAGCAACAGGAGAAGAAGGGATTCGTAATGTTCAAGAAATTGTCAACTTGGTCGCACACGAGTTAGCAATTGCACCTGAAAATATTTTACCTTCTTCAACTGGTGTAATTGGGCATCAATTACCGATGGATAAAATAAGAAATGGAATCATCAATATTAAAGAACAGTTAGTAGAAGGAGGCTTAGAAAAATCAGCACAAGCAATTATGACGACTGATACTTATCCAAAATGTAAAATATGCAAAGTCGGTAATGCAACATTAGTTGGTATTGCAAAAGGTTCTGGTATGATAGAACCGAATATGGCTACGATGTTATCCTACTTTGTAACAGATGCAGAAATTCCCGCCACGACTTTACAAACAATTTTTAAAGAAGCCGTGAATCATTCATTTAACATGGTCAGTGTTGATACCGATACGAGTACAAGTGACACAGTAGCCATTATGGCGAATGGATTAGCGGGGAAAGTGGATATCAAGCAATTTACTGAAACGTTAAATAACATGAGCATTGAATTGGCAAAAGAAATTGCCCGTGATGGGGAAGGCGCTACAAAATTAGTTGAAGTCACTGTCAATGAGTCATCGAGCTTTGCACAAGCAAAAAAAGTGGCTAAAAGTATTGTGAATTCGCCACTCGTGAAAACTGCTATTTTTGGAAAAGATGCCAATTGGGGACGTATTGCTATGGCGATAGGTAAATGTGAAGATGAAGTTGAACTAAATCCTGAAAACATCTCAATCTATTTTGGTGAAACGTTAATTTATCAAGGAAAACCAATCGATTCCGTCGATTTATCTGTTATCCAAGATTATCTTGAGAATTCTGAGATCCAGATTAAAGTATCGCTCGGCTTAGGCAATGAAGAAGCTACTGTATGGGGTTGTGATTTGTCCTATGACTATGTGAAAATTAATGGTTCCTATACAACATAA
- a CDS encoding biotin transporter BioY, with the protein MLKRQSTLSLVMIAMFAALTAVGAFIKIPLPLVPFTLQIVFVFLAGCLLGGRNGFQSQLVYIGIGLVGLPVFTQGGGITYVLQPTFGYLIGFALAALVIGYMIDRVESPTKKHFIVANIIGLIIIYAVAVPYLYVALNLWLNMKSSWSHVFLVGFVNSIVADFCLAIASALLAERLYKVFRSARAIKLVQIEKENV; encoded by the coding sequence ATGTTGAAACGACAGTCAACGTTATCACTTGTGATGATTGCGATGTTTGCTGCATTAACAGCCGTTGGTGCCTTTATTAAAATTCCATTACCGCTCGTGCCGTTTACATTACAAATTGTCTTTGTCTTTTTAGCGGGCTGCTTACTCGGTGGTCGCAATGGATTTCAAAGTCAGCTAGTTTACATAGGAATAGGTTTAGTTGGCTTGCCAGTTTTTACACAAGGAGGAGGCATTACATATGTATTGCAGCCGACTTTTGGTTACTTAATAGGATTTGCTCTTGCTGCATTAGTAATCGGCTATATGATTGATCGAGTAGAATCACCAACGAAAAAACATTTTATTGTTGCCAATATTATAGGGCTTATTATTATTTATGCAGTCGCAGTACCTTATTTATATGTAGCATTAAATCTATGGTTAAACATGAAATCAAGTTGGTCTCATGTATTTTTAGTAGGCTTTGTCAATAGTATTGTTGCAGACTTTTGCTTAGCAATTGCTTCTGCCCTTTTAGCTGAACGCCTATACAAAGTATTTCGTTCCGCTAGAGCTATAAAACTTGTGCAAATTGAAAAGGAGAATGTTTAG
- a CDS encoding GNAT family N-acetyltransferase, with protein sequence MIYSKTAKTIETERLLLRLFQESDAQAVSNYCNNYKIYKSTLNLPYPYSLECALTWIANHEKHYDQETMYEFAITDKQSGQLYGAIGVSNHPQYKNGEIAYWIGEEHWGNGYATEAAKALIDFVFTEKNYHRVYARYFKSNPASGKIMEKCGMQYEGTLKDHIYKNNTFEDIVFYGIINPKE encoded by the coding sequence ATGATCTATAGTAAAACGGCCAAAACAATAGAAACAGAGCGCTTACTGCTTCGTCTATTTCAGGAATCAGATGCACAAGCAGTCAGCAATTATTGTAATAATTATAAAATCTATAAAAGCACATTAAATTTACCTTATCCTTATTCATTAGAATGTGCGCTGACATGGATTGCAAATCATGAAAAGCATTATGATCAGGAGACTATGTATGAATTCGCTATAACAGACAAACAAAGCGGACAGTTATACGGGGCAATCGGTGTTTCCAATCATCCACAATATAAAAATGGTGAAATTGCCTATTGGATCGGTGAAGAACATTGGGGCAATGGCTATGCAACTGAAGCCGCTAAAGCTCTAATTGATTTTGTATTTACAGAAAAAAACTATCATCGTGTTTATGCTCGCTATTTTAAATCAAATCCTGCTTCTGGTAAGATTATGGAAAAGTGCGGTATGCAATATGAAGGTACTTTAAAAGATCATATTTATAAAAATAATACATTTGAAGATATTGTTTTTTACGGAATAATTAACCCAAAAGAATAA